The Aquificaceae bacterium genome segment CTACCATGACCCGGTGCCATATGCACAAGACCTGTTCCTGTAGATAGCTCCACAAACTCCGAGGGATATACCCTGTTTACCCTGCCCCCATAGGGTGCAAAATACTCAAGACCCACAAGCTCAGACCCTCTTACCTGCCTTATAACCTCTCCATTTATGCCCGTAAGGGACTTGACACTTTCTAATAACTCCTTTGCCAATATGTAGGTCTCTTCTCCAGACTTGAAAAAGACATACTCGTAGTCCTCTCCCACCATAACGCCAAGGTTGGCAGGCAAAGTCCAAGGAGTGGTAGTCCATATAAGCAGGTATGTTTGTGGCTGGTCCCTTAGTGGAAACTTCACATATATGCTTGGGTCTTCCTTCTCGTAGTATTCTACTTCCGCCTCCGCCTCTGCGGTTTTGTCATATATGCACCAATAGACGGGTTTTTTGCTCTTTATGACCAAGCCCCTACTGAAGACCCTTCCTAATTCCCTTACTTCTTGTGCCTGATAGGCAGGGTCCATGGTTATGTAAGGATTCTCCCAGTCCGCAAGGACACCAAGCCTTATAAACTCTTCCTTTTGAACCTTTATAAACCTCTCCGCATAGGCTCTACAAAGTCTTCTAAACTCCACCTTACCAAGCTCTTCCTTGGAGAGCTTTTTCTCCTTTAGTTCCTTTTCCACCTGCTGTTCTATAGGCAGTCCATGACAATCCCAACCAGGCACGAAGTCCACACGATACCCTGTCAAAAGCCTATATTTGACAATAAGGTCTTTAAGGATTTTGTTGAGAGCATGCCCTATATGAATATGCCCGTTAGCATAAGGTGGTCCATCATGTAGCACAAAAAGGGGTTTGTCCTTGTTTCTCTCCCAGAGCTTTCTGTATAGCCCTTGCCACTTCTGAAGTATTTGAGGTTCTCTCTCTGGCAGGTTTGCCTTCATTGGAAAGTCCGTCTTTGGAAGGTTTAAGGTTTCTGCGTAGTTTCGCATGAGGTTATATTATACTTAACTAACAGAGCCATGCCCTTTATAACAAACAGCGACCAGAAAACCCTTGAGCAGAGGCTAAGGTATATAATCCCAAAAAGTGTAGAAATAAACATCCTTGTGGGCTTTTTCTACTTTTCCTCCGCACCCTTCTTGTATGAGGTTCTCAAAGATATGGACGAAAAGGGAAAGCTAAGAGAAGGACATATAAAGATTCTCGTTGGGCTTGATGTGGACCAGAGGATAAACAAACTTTATGAATATGCTCTTGAGACTTCAGACCCAAGAAATCAATTTTTCCTCTCTTTGGACAAGGCTTTTACCTCCGGTGATATGGACAGAAAAGAAACCTACGAGCAAGCGAAGTTTTTTATAAAACTTCTACGGGAAAATAAACTTCTTTTGAGAAAGACAAAGAAACCTAATCATGCAAAGCTTTACCTTTTTATCTTGGAAGAGGGGCAAGCAATACCACACCTTTTTATAACAGGCAGTAGCAATCTAACCAGCGCAGGGCTTAGCTATCAAGAAGAGTTTAATGTGGAAATAAGGGACTATGGCTTTGAAGAAGCTAAAGCATACTTTGATAAACTATGGAAAGAAGCGGTATCCCTTGATGTAAACAAGATATTAGACCATATTAGAACAAAAACCTTCCTAAGGGATATAAGCCCCTTTGAAGCCTATGTATATGCACTTAAAACCTACATGGAAAGCTACACAGATACCTCAGAAAGTTCAAAAAACACCATAAAGACTCTATTGGAAGAGGCAGGATATAAAGCCTATAGCTATCAAGTGGAAGCGATTGCACAGGCGGTTAGAATAGTAAACACCCATAATGGTGTTATTTTGGCGGATGTTGTAGGGCTTGGAAAGTCTGTTATAGCGGTTGCGGTAGCCAAAAGACTTGGCACAAGAGGAATTGTTATTGCACCACCACACCTCATAGGAGACGAAGGAGAAAACTATGGATGGAAAAAATACTTGGCGGACTTTGGACTGCATGACTGGAGAGTCTTTTCTGTGGGAAAGTTAAGGGAAGCCTTAGAATATGTGGAGAAACACCAAGATGTCCAAACTGTTATAGTGGACGAAGCCCACAGGTTTAGAAACGAAAACACCAAAAGCTACACCTATCTGCAACAGATATGCAGTGGTAAAAAAGTTTTACTTTTGAGTGCAACTCCCTTTAACAACAGACCTTCGGATATATTTGCCATGCTAAAACTCTTTACCATTCCCAAAAAATCCACCATAGTCTTTGATGAAGACCTTGAACGCAAGTTTGAAGAGTTTGAAGGGAGTTTCAGGAAACTATCCTACATAAAAACCTATTGGAACTCCTCAAACAAGAGCAACAGAGAGCGTGCCCGAAAGTATTATAAGGAACTTTTCAAAGAAGATAAGATAGACATAAACAAGGTAAAAGAAACCGCAAAGAGTTTGGCAAGGCAGATAAGAAGTATTATTGAGCCAGTAGTTATAAGAAGAAACAGGCTTGACCTACGGTATTATCCAGACAAAATAGACCTTCCTGAAGTAAAAGACCCTATTGAGAAGTTTTTTGAGTTAACACCGGAGCAGTTAGACTTTTACGACGAGGTCATAAATGCCTTTACCGACCTCTCAGAGGGTGGAAGGTTTACAGGAGCCATATACTTTCCAGAGAGATACAAAAGAAAAGAGGAAGAAAATGAAGATTTTACTTACATCTATCAGAAAAACCTTTATAGCTTCATGAGAAGACTACTGGTAAAGAGGTTTGAAAGCAGTTTTGGAGCCTTTAAAAATAGCCTCAAAAGGTTCTTAGAAATTCACGAAAACGCTTTGGATTTCATAGAAAGAACAAAAAGCTTTGTGCTTGACAGAGACATCATAGAAGAGATACTTTCTGTGGAGGACGATGAAACGGTAGAGCAAAAGCTAAAAGAATTAGAGGAAGTATACAAACAAGGCAAGAAGTCAAAGTATCATGAAGTTTACAAGATAGAAGAGCTTGGTAAAAAGTTTATTGAAGATATACAGAGGGACATAAGGCTTTTTAGGGAGCTTTTGGAGAAGTTTGAAAAAATAGGTTTGGAAAGGGAAGACCCAAAAGCAAAAAAGCTCATAGAAACAATAAAGGAGTTTTTAAAAGACAGAAAGGTGGTAGTT includes the following:
- a CDS encoding helicase-related protein → MPFITNSDQKTLEQRLRYIIPKSVEINILVGFFYFSSAPFLYEVLKDMDEKGKLREGHIKILVGLDVDQRINKLYEYALETSDPRNQFFLSLDKAFTSGDMDRKETYEQAKFFIKLLRENKLLLRKTKKPNHAKLYLFILEEGQAIPHLFITGSSNLTSAGLSYQEEFNVEIRDYGFEEAKAYFDKLWKEAVSLDVNKILDHIRTKTFLRDISPFEAYVYALKTYMESYTDTSESSKNTIKTLLEEAGYKAYSYQVEAIAQAVRIVNTHNGVILADVVGLGKSVIAVAVAKRLGTRGIVIAPPHLIGDEGENYGWKKYLADFGLHDWRVFSVGKLREALEYVEKHQDVQTVIVDEAHRFRNENTKSYTYLQQICSGKKVLLLSATPFNNRPSDIFAMLKLFTIPKKSTIVFDEDLERKFEEFEGSFRKLSYIKTYWNSSNKSNRERARKYYKELFKEDKIDINKVKETAKSLARQIRSIIEPVVIRRNRLDLRYYPDKIDLPEVKDPIEKFFELTPEQLDFYDEVINAFTDLSEGGRFTGAIYFPERYKRKEEENEDFTYIYQKNLYSFMRRLLVKRFESSFGAFKNSLKRFLEIHENALDFIERTKSFVLDRDIIEEILSVEDDETVEQKLKELEEVYKQGKKSKYHEVYKIEELGKKFIEDIQRDIRLFRELLEKFEKIGLEREDPKAKKLIETIKEFLKDRKVVVFTEYVDTARYLCKILKEAFGDKVLCAHGNLSKQTIESIYKNFDASAKEQEDEYDILLATDKLSEGFNLNRAGVVINYDIPWNPVRVIQRVGRINRIGKKVYDELYIVNFFPTERGADIVRSREIAQNKMFMIHKVLGEDAKIFSPDEEPQPSELYRRLTTYTEAEQESFFSKVRKEFEEIKEKHPEVLKAVEEFPYRVKTAKRHSQENLIVLIKKGTDLFVGYKEPEGKPKIVSFEDVYEHIKASYQDRPLELSESFWKNYNELLNYTAVRVKEIRNLRRSHTEARSMLKTILKDKELKLSEDLKEYLQALLENMENYGTVPRYVINRIRNLSLNKDIQNIQKQLEELREDYPNPQVKAFTEGHEPVYILAIENRL